TAAGAAGACCAGCGCATGGTTCCTGTGGCAAGGCATCTTCCAGGAACACCGCGCTGCCTCATTCCTGCAAAAGCTGCGCGACTGGCTGAGCCTGTTGCTGATGGCGCTGGCGTTCATCTTCATGGTGCTGTCGCTCGCGCAACCCGTCCTGCGCGACGGTGCATCGGCCAGCCGCTTGGTGCTGATTGTTGACAACAGCCTGAGCATGCAGGCCGACGGGCGGCTCGACGCCGCCCAACGCGCCGCCCGCGAATGGGTGCGCTCGCTCCCGGCTGGCGGACGCGCCGCTATCTTTACGCTCTCCGGCGAACTCATTTCCGAAACGGGCTTCACCGCCAGCCGCCGCGAGCTGATGCACGGACTCGACCGCGTCGCTGCCAACGATGTTACCTTCAATCCTTCCGCGCTCAGCCACTTTGGCCGCGACGGAGCGATGGCGGAGCAGCAACGCATTTTACTCTTTTCCGATGGCTGTTTTGCGGGCGAGCTGCCGGAGAGCATCGAGCTGGTCAAGGTGGGCGAACCGAAGGACAACGTCGGCCTCTCGGCCTTTGACGTCCGCCGTATTCCCGGCGAAAGCAATCCGCTCGGCGTCTTCTTCCGCGTCTTTTCCGGTGCGGCCGATTCGGTCGAGGTCGATGCGGTGCTGGCGCACGGTAACGCCGACAACATTCAGCGGGTCATTCCGCTGACGCTCCAACCGGGACTCAACGATCCGGTAACTCTCACGTTGATCGACGGCGCGCCCGGCAAATGGTTCCTCGAACTGGAAATCGACGATGCGCTGTCGGCCGACAACCATGCCTTTGCATTCGTGCCGGAACCCGACCCCGTCCGCGTCGCGGTGCGCGCGCCCGAAACCCACATCTTTTGGCAACTCTGCGTCGAGTCGTTCGGCGAAGGTTTGAACGGCCTGCTGATGAGCAACGACGATCCGCACCTCGAACTCTATCGCGGCCAGGTCGCCGCAGGCTCGGCGGAGCGCCTGGCGGTCTTTGCGCCGGAGGGCGAGTCGCCGTTTTGGAAGGGCGTCTCCGGCGAAACGGAAGAGGCCGCCATCCGCGTCGTGTTGCCAACGCATCCGCTGATGCGCTTCGCCAACCTCGACGGACTGGTCGTCAATGGCGTTCGCCAGATCGAACCGCCGGAGCAAGCCGTCGTCCTCGCCGAAACCGATTCCGGTATCCCGCTCATCTATAAAACTACAAAAACTTTCACCACAGAGGACACAGAGGCACAGAGGAATGATTCTGGAGGAACGGCCTCTGTGAACTCTGTGCCCTCTAGCGAAGCGGGTGGTGAAAAACTCCCGTCGAGCAGGACGGCATATGTGTTGAACTTCGATCCGGCGCTGAATCACTTTTTCCTGC
This DNA window, taken from Pontiella desulfatans, encodes the following:
- a CDS encoding vWA domain-containing protein translates to MSFLLPQFLWGLLGLIPLAVVYLIKVHPVRKKTSAWFLWQGIFQEHRAASFLQKLRDWLSLLLMALAFIFMVLSLAQPVLRDGASASRLVLIVDNSLSMQADGRLDAAQRAAREWVRSLPAGGRAAIFTLSGELISETGFTASRRELMHGLDRVAANDVTFNPSALSHFGRDGAMAEQQRILLFSDGCFAGELPESIELVKVGEPKDNVGLSAFDVRRIPGESNPLGVFFRVFSGAADSVEVDAVLAHGNADNIQRVIPLTLQPGLNDPVTLTLIDGAPGKWFLELEIDDALSADNHAFAFVPEPDPVRVAVRAPETHIFWQLCVESFGEGLNGLLMSNDDPHLELYRGQVAAGSAERLAVFAPEGESPFWKGVSGETEEAAIRVVLPTHPLMRFANLDGLVVNGVRQIEPPEQAVVLAETDSGIPLIYKTTKTFTTEDTEAQRNDSGGTASVNSVPSSEAGGEKLPSSRTAYVLNFDPALNHFFLHPQFPVLVWSLASELMELEGEPPASYRAGGAIFTHTDGRVGPLTEFGFHEIVSGAATQTVACSTAPETEIGLDNSALTVGDHVRSTGFPLSEWFLAAALLLLTLEFVLYHRRKVG